In the genome of Geotrypetes seraphini chromosome 16, aGeoSer1.1, whole genome shotgun sequence, one region contains:
- the LOC117349915 gene encoding putative selection and upkeep of intraepithelial T-cells protein 1 homolog isoform X2, with protein MWQQSPHSFLPGSPWRMCLSSLPGFILLWISHHFQTGNAVTEDFKVIGPDQPVVAVLGEDAVLPCNLIPASSAEDMRVRWYRTQFDSVVHLQENGVDQKQHQIPEYRGRTELLINHISNGSVLLRIRNITLSDEGNYTCFIRIDPHYKEATVELKVASLGHVSSISVNDHQDRGIMVLFESSGWYPEPEVTWRQEDGQSLMPASETETQEQNGLFKIKTSLHMRTNLHGKVSCHIRNTLLNQERELVISKADLFYQRVSRWVIFLIILLISVIILCGLLAVLGVYLLRKERQEKAKLSADVDKLSADNEKLSAENENLSADNESLHSELGKFLVSSTVKPCFAGGAVEPE; from the exons ATGTGGCAGCAGTCTCCACATTCCTTCCTTCCTGGATCCCCCTGGAGAATgtgtctctcctctcttcccggATTTATTCTTCTGTGGATTTCTCATCACTTCCAGACTGGAAATGCGG TAACAGAAGACTTTAAAGTCATCGGCCCTGATCAGCCGGTGGTTGCCGTTCTGGGTGAAGATGCCGTGTTACCCTGCAACCTCATCCCAGCCTCCAGTGCTGAGGACATGCGGGTGAGGTGGTACCGAACCCAATTCGACTCAGTAGTGCACCTGCAAGAGAATGGGGTGGATCAGAAGCAGCATCAGATCCCAGAGTACCGAGGCAGGACAGAGCTGCTCATAAACCACATTTCCAATGGAAGTGTGTTACTGAGGATACGTAATATAACATTATCCGATGAAGGAAATTACACGTGTTTCATTCGGATCGATCCTCACTATAAAGAAGCAACAGTGGAGCTGAAAGTCGCCA GTCTGGGCCATGTTTCTTCCATCTCTGTGAATGACCATcaggatagagggataatggTCCTATTTGAATCTTCTGGATGGTATCCAGAGCCTGAAGTGACCTGGAGACAAGAAGATGGACAGAGTCTCATGCCAGCATCTGAAACAGAAACACAAGAGCAGAATGGTTTGTTCAAGATCAAAACTTCCCTTCATATGAGAACAAATTTGCACGGCAAGGTTTCCTGTCACATCAGAAACACCCTCCTGAACCAAGAGAGAGAATTGGTGATTTCTAAAGCAG ATTTATTTTACCAGCGGGTGTCCCGTTGGGTGATCTTTCTCATCATTCTCCTGATATCTGTGATAATCTTGTGTGGTTTACTGGCTGTGTTGGGTGTTTACCTTTTGAGAAAGGAAAGGCAAGAGAAAG CAAAGCTTTCTGCAGATGTTG ATAAACTTTCTGCTGATAATG AAAAGCTTTCTGCTGAAAATG AAAATCTTTCTGCTGATAATG AATCTCTTCATTCAGAACTTGGCAAGTTTCTAGtctcaagtacagtaaaaccttgctttgcggggggcgctgttgagcccgaaTAA
- the LOC117349915 gene encoding putative selection and upkeep of intraepithelial T-cells protein 1 homolog isoform X3, with protein MWQQSPHSFLPGSPWRMCLSSLPGFILLWISHHFQTGNAVTEDFKVIGPDQPVVAVLGEDAVLPCNLIPASSAEDMRVRWYRTQFDSVVHLQENGVDQKQHQIPEYRGRTELLINHISNGSVLLRIRNITLSDEGNYTCFIRIDPHYKEATVELKVASLGHVSSISVNDHQDRGIMVLFESSGWYPEPEVTWRQEDGQSLMPASETETQEQNGLFKIKTSLHMRTNLHGKVSCHIRNTLLNQERELVISKADLFYQRVSRWVIFLIILLISVIILCGLLAVLGVYLLRKERQEKAKLSADVDKLSADNEKLSAENENLSADNGSVLAI; from the exons ATGTGGCAGCAGTCTCCACATTCCTTCCTTCCTGGATCCCCCTGGAGAATgtgtctctcctctcttcccggATTTATTCTTCTGTGGATTTCTCATCACTTCCAGACTGGAAATGCGG TAACAGAAGACTTTAAAGTCATCGGCCCTGATCAGCCGGTGGTTGCCGTTCTGGGTGAAGATGCCGTGTTACCCTGCAACCTCATCCCAGCCTCCAGTGCTGAGGACATGCGGGTGAGGTGGTACCGAACCCAATTCGACTCAGTAGTGCACCTGCAAGAGAATGGGGTGGATCAGAAGCAGCATCAGATCCCAGAGTACCGAGGCAGGACAGAGCTGCTCATAAACCACATTTCCAATGGAAGTGTGTTACTGAGGATACGTAATATAACATTATCCGATGAAGGAAATTACACGTGTTTCATTCGGATCGATCCTCACTATAAAGAAGCAACAGTGGAGCTGAAAGTCGCCA GTCTGGGCCATGTTTCTTCCATCTCTGTGAATGACCATcaggatagagggataatggTCCTATTTGAATCTTCTGGATGGTATCCAGAGCCTGAAGTGACCTGGAGACAAGAAGATGGACAGAGTCTCATGCCAGCATCTGAAACAGAAACACAAGAGCAGAATGGTTTGTTCAAGATCAAAACTTCCCTTCATATGAGAACAAATTTGCACGGCAAGGTTTCCTGTCACATCAGAAACACCCTCCTGAACCAAGAGAGAGAATTGGTGATTTCTAAAGCAG ATTTATTTTACCAGCGGGTGTCCCGTTGGGTGATCTTTCTCATCATTCTCCTGATATCTGTGATAATCTTGTGTGGTTTACTGGCTGTGTTGGGTGTTTACCTTTTGAGAAAGGAAAGGCAAGAGAAAG CAAAGCTTTCTGCAGATGTTG ATAAACTTTCTGCTGATAATG AAAAGCTTTCTGCTGAAAATG AAAATCTTTCTGCTGATAATG GATCTGTGCTGGCGATATAG
- the LOC117349915 gene encoding butyrophilin subfamily 1 member A1-like isoform X1 — protein MWQQSPHSFLPGSPWRMCLSSLPGFILLWISHHFQTGNAVTEDFKVIGPDQPVVAVLGEDAVLPCNLIPASSAEDMRVRWYRTQFDSVVHLQENGVDQKQHQIPEYRGRTELLINHISNGSVLLRIRNITLSDEGNYTCFIRIDPHYKEATVELKVASLGHVSSISVNDHQDRGIMVLFESSGWYPEPEVTWRQEDGQSLMPASETETQEQNGLFKIKTSLHMRTNLHGKVSCHIRNTLLNQERELVISKADLFYQRVSRWVIFLIILLISVIILCGLLAVLGVYLLRKERQEKGKIVLFHPSIPPPPNLDSVFGDSQGMRGTAGWEQFTHGICYWNRWLELDLGLKRSWTGTWKKSPYIFPKRCSGFTLWNPAGYL, from the exons ATGTGGCAGCAGTCTCCACATTCCTTCCTTCCTGGATCCCCCTGGAGAATgtgtctctcctctcttcccggATTTATTCTTCTGTGGATTTCTCATCACTTCCAGACTGGAAATGCGG TAACAGAAGACTTTAAAGTCATCGGCCCTGATCAGCCGGTGGTTGCCGTTCTGGGTGAAGATGCCGTGTTACCCTGCAACCTCATCCCAGCCTCCAGTGCTGAGGACATGCGGGTGAGGTGGTACCGAACCCAATTCGACTCAGTAGTGCACCTGCAAGAGAATGGGGTGGATCAGAAGCAGCATCAGATCCCAGAGTACCGAGGCAGGACAGAGCTGCTCATAAACCACATTTCCAATGGAAGTGTGTTACTGAGGATACGTAATATAACATTATCCGATGAAGGAAATTACACGTGTTTCATTCGGATCGATCCTCACTATAAAGAAGCAACAGTGGAGCTGAAAGTCGCCA GTCTGGGCCATGTTTCTTCCATCTCTGTGAATGACCATcaggatagagggataatggTCCTATTTGAATCTTCTGGATGGTATCCAGAGCCTGAAGTGACCTGGAGACAAGAAGATGGACAGAGTCTCATGCCAGCATCTGAAACAGAAACACAAGAGCAGAATGGTTTGTTCAAGATCAAAACTTCCCTTCATATGAGAACAAATTTGCACGGCAAGGTTTCCTGTCACATCAGAAACACCCTCCTGAACCAAGAGAGAGAATTGGTGATTTCTAAAGCAG ATTTATTTTACCAGCGGGTGTCCCGTTGGGTGATCTTTCTCATCATTCTCCTGATATCTGTGATAATCTTGTGTGGTTTACTGGCTGTGTTGGGTGTTTACCTTTTGAGAAAGGAAAGGCAAGAGAAAGGTAAAATAGTCCTCTTCCatccctccatcccccccccccccaaccttgaCAGTGTCTTTGGAGACTCACAGGGTATGAGAGGAACAGCTGGATGGGAACAATTTACTCATGGAATTTGTTATTGGAATAGGTGGTTGGAATTGGATCTGGGATTAAAAAGGAgttggacaggtacctggaagaaaagtccatacatCTTTCCTAAGAGGTGTAGTGGATTTACTCTTTGGAATCCTGCTGGGTACTTATAA